The following proteins are encoded in a genomic region of Thioclava nitratireducens:
- a CDS encoding peroxidase family protein, whose translation MTIKLAGADLDYLLQQANILNDYSRLTSALDPNGVREVSGHNNNLAGGYTVDENGNVVWTGGGNVHPDWGQADTEFLRMFMTNHPTEPEYGTSYATVQKMWVTLVLPDSEGRLPGDLDYVPTSKQVLVDNPMSMSPSMFVADSNGVAPGATGYLPTVDATSMMTAMSDAQPEYQFTSDGSTLDILNSSVVVDSTPRLISQLISSSNVDMTDPNYNPAAVAAMNALGGSAVDVSNSVVGDITTAFIPNPGVLGGVSYNEWFVAFGQFFDHGLDFIQKTGGVVMIPLSPNDPLYVDPMYAPNPDYVDAATTPNVPEMIATNPSYIPGVSNMMMLSRGKLSNPDTDFDDQGNLLPGVTPLYNNNTGLMIDQSQTYGSHESVNALLRHYDANGVVTGRLITGSEDGIVHRQDANGNLVALDVSDGSAIAPDGTEVTGKDELATWADMKVNAMRIGVELIDTDVLDCPWINADAIGRLNFTPQQDFHFRSDQSIADIDEMFAMTPDGVDINGMTYHSYAQLEAAGYDPFVRWTLQDAMDGHCAAADIGEVRTTNQPILIDIAHGATPGLDFQGNELNPASDPNSGAFTYDDALLARHKVSGDGRVNENITLTSVHHVFHEEHNIQAHNIMMSAVRDAIETGDLSGLNGTDAANEGWLAVDVDQATFDSWAGTDLTDDVAVQAIVDSLTWDGERVYQAARLITESEYNHVAVDQYMTTLYPALPEFVSYSADINLNISLEFAQAVFRLGHSQLRETVQIAVTDDVGVHPGEPGYVPTYVERGLFDVFLNPDQFDAYGASGIAAGLLSQQGNEMDEFVTAALQQSLVGVPLDLAALNIARGRDVGLPTLNELRQQVFDGLMQNTSNNANGAGIAPYHSWEDFGAHLRTPESLVNFIAAYGRDEAGTFKLQEARDAYQAGTGELWQIRAAAQAILDAAADASDPMHDAALMFMRGSGEPTYTPGEGWTLSGGSGDQGFWDIDLWVGGLAEQPMFDGPLGTTFSFIMLDFTQRLQDGDRFYYLYRMPVGHHLGDQIIGEQFAHLIMRTTGLEHIPDAFATPSATYVLDGETSAGTINDNARDGLMGVDDAYDDNDYFNATLERLPDEVRDVALANGGFEAQDLVAAGAPTNARGTYLNGAIEGWTLNGTGGTWAPTEAAVPFLPEGTQVAQLGRNASMTADTGTELVEGNVYTLTLKVGDKIGYVATGGTVKLVASDGTVLASAVFAPPLDDDDVTTDDAWDMVTLSTDAVPADLAGLGLSIVVETDGTGQYTLFDNVQLTESIPGGPANDGHITVIGLSGDDFIVGALGDDVLYGDEGNDRIEGAQGNDHIYGGDGDDYITDYENDDFILGGLGNDTIFAGPGVLDTAHGNEGDDEVHGGDGIDEVFGDDGDDRLYGEGDTDLMMGGDGNDYMDGGDSVDEMFGGNGADWMVGGVGDDNINGGSGNDLLEGGLGPTANDGDRLNGDSPAQLNPVIEFNGDGTEGDMDIGSYEDAYINVIANLQTSNNAGTGSVLMDQYAFLEGLVGSQYNDELTGADENGIGSNGMNNYLVGGGGDDKLTGLGDGGDETTGQADFIFGDSVVVDSNLYWIGDNRHDQSVFEVNRIENWYGTGDTRVVFSDGSLGHILGDTGAEGTDTALYTGNRDDYRIELIAMNGQQAVRITDLRSGTDNQGNPVATDGVDILVGVEFAKFANGEMLSLAADPMSDIMMNATGNRGGGTIATLSADVPFDGQATYELVGGSPEMRLRGANNDELRVAGGLGDNETLSATIRATDLTGTQVTETLNIVTGDAGDNTIDLSGSTNDTLVYGREGNDTITGGAGDDSFVWTVTNQRPNRPERPDGRDFVDGGANGAAGDRFVVSGNNTRETFAIYTLAAAIDAGIAVQNLANAEIIITRDGVVIAELANIEEITINTLDVTADNGNGVPDGANPRRGDTVQIVGDFSGTSLAYSTITINGDAGDDTVDISGLTSDHRIVFNGGGGDDMVVGGERPQDEVHGARYGTRSESSDQDGSNSGSDGDADDSSDDAMSDGVVLVGDDTAETFIGMEGNDVIFAGGGADNALGNGGDDMIFGDGGADRLFGGDGDDVIEAGKGHDMVFADDGDDTVIATEDDGADSYWGGEGSDTLDYAAIQASVEVDLGHGTNGHGQVMIGETADQIYSFENVITGSGDDTIIANGAVNVMDGGGGHDTFVFNSAADADGDRINGFAPGDKIDLSGIDADQGAAGSQSFVLFAAGDFSAAGELRVSFEMRDDGEHTIIAGNVDDDLDADFEIDLTGHHMLDASDFNGVN comes from the coding sequence ACGTCGTCTGGACCGGCGGTGGCAACGTGCATCCCGATTGGGGGCAGGCCGATACCGAGTTCCTGCGTATGTTCATGACAAACCACCCGACCGAGCCGGAATACGGCACCTCTTATGCGACCGTGCAGAAGATGTGGGTGACGCTGGTGCTGCCCGATAGCGAGGGCCGTCTGCCCGGCGATCTCGATTATGTCCCGACCTCGAAGCAGGTGCTGGTCGACAACCCGATGTCGATGTCGCCCTCGATGTTCGTGGCCGACTCGAACGGCGTGGCACCGGGTGCAACGGGCTACCTGCCGACCGTCGATGCGACGTCGATGATGACCGCGATGTCGGACGCGCAGCCGGAATACCAGTTCACAAGCGATGGCTCGACGCTGGATATCCTCAACAGCTCTGTCGTGGTGGATTCGACGCCGCGCCTGATCTCGCAGCTGATCAGCAGCTCGAATGTCGACATGACCGATCCGAACTACAACCCGGCTGCGGTCGCGGCGATGAACGCGCTTGGCGGCTCGGCAGTGGATGTGTCGAACTCCGTGGTGGGCGATATCACCACCGCATTCATCCCGAATCCCGGCGTGCTGGGCGGGGTGAGCTATAACGAATGGTTCGTGGCCTTCGGTCAGTTCTTCGATCACGGGCTGGATTTCATCCAGAAGACTGGCGGCGTGGTGATGATCCCGCTGAGCCCGAACGATCCGCTCTACGTTGATCCGATGTATGCGCCGAACCCGGATTACGTGGATGCGGCGACCACGCCGAACGTTCCCGAGATGATCGCGACGAACCCGTCTTACATTCCCGGCGTCTCGAACATGATGATGCTGAGCCGCGGGAAACTGTCGAACCCCGATACGGATTTCGACGATCAGGGCAACCTGCTGCCGGGTGTCACGCCGCTCTACAACAACAATACCGGCCTGATGATCGATCAGAGCCAGACCTACGGCTCGCACGAGTCGGTCAACGCGCTGCTGCGGCACTACGATGCCAACGGCGTCGTCACTGGCAGGCTGATCACCGGATCCGAGGACGGGATCGTCCATCGCCAGGATGCGAATGGAAATCTCGTGGCGCTCGACGTTTCGGACGGCTCGGCAATCGCGCCCGATGGCACGGAGGTCACGGGTAAGGACGAGCTTGCGACCTGGGCCGACATGAAGGTCAACGCGATGCGGATCGGCGTCGAACTGATCGACACGGATGTGCTCGATTGCCCGTGGATCAACGCCGATGCGATCGGTCGGCTGAACTTCACGCCGCAGCAGGATTTCCACTTCCGTTCGGATCAGAGCATCGCCGATATCGACGAGATGTTCGCGATGACGCCTGACGGCGTCGATATCAACGGCATGACCTACCACTCCTACGCGCAACTGGAAGCCGCGGGCTACGATCCCTTCGTGCGTTGGACGCTGCAGGATGCAATGGACGGCCATTGCGCGGCGGCTGATATCGGCGAAGTGCGCACGACGAACCAGCCGATCCTGATCGATATCGCGCATGGCGCGACGCCGGGCCTCGACTTCCAGGGCAACGAGCTGAACCCGGCCTCGGATCCGAATTCGGGCGCTTTCACCTATGACGACGCGCTTCTGGCCCGTCACAAGGTCTCGGGCGACGGCCGTGTGAACGAGAACATCACGCTCACCTCGGTCCACCACGTCTTCCACGAAGAGCACAACATCCAGGCCCATAACATCATGATGTCGGCGGTCCGCGATGCGATCGAGACCGGTGACCTCAGTGGCCTGAACGGGACCGACGCGGCCAACGAGGGCTGGCTCGCGGTGGATGTCGATCAGGCGACCTTCGACAGCTGGGCCGGGACCGACCTGACCGACGACGTGGCTGTGCAGGCCATCGTGGACAGCCTCACCTGGGATGGCGAACGCGTCTACCAGGCCGCACGTCTGATCACCGAGAGCGAGTACAACCACGTCGCGGTCGATCAATACATGACGACGCTCTACCCGGCGCTGCCGGAATTCGTGTCCTACTCGGCCGATATCAACCTCAATATCAGCCTTGAATTCGCGCAGGCGGTGTTCCGTCTAGGCCACTCGCAACTGCGTGAGACCGTGCAGATCGCGGTGACTGACGACGTCGGCGTCCATCCGGGCGAGCCGGGCTACGTGCCGACCTATGTCGAAAGGGGGCTCTTCGACGTCTTCCTCAATCCCGATCAGTTCGACGCCTACGGCGCATCCGGGATCGCTGCGGGTCTGCTGTCCCAGCAAGGCAACGAGATGGACGAATTCGTCACCGCGGCCCTGCAGCAATCGCTGGTCGGCGTGCCGCTCGACCTGGCCGCGCTGAATATCGCGCGCGGTCGCGATGTCGGGCTGCCGACGCTGAACGAACTGCGCCAGCAGGTCTTCGACGGGCTGATGCAGAATACCTCGAACAACGCCAATGGCGCGGGCATCGCGCCCTATCACAGCTGGGAAGATTTCGGCGCGCATCTGCGCACCCCGGAATCGCTGGTGAACTTCATCGCGGCCTATGGCCGGGACGAAGCGGGCACGTTCAAGCTGCAAGAGGCGCGCGACGCCTATCAGGCGGGCACGGGCGAGCTGTGGCAGATCCGCGCGGCGGCGCAGGCGATCCTCGATGCGGCGGCCGATGCCTCCGATCCGATGCATGACGCGGCGCTGATGTTCATGCGCGGCTCGGGCGAGCCCACTTACACTCCGGGCGAGGGCTGGACGCTCTCGGGCGGTTCGGGCGATCAGGGCTTCTGGGATATCGACCTCTGGGTCGGCGGCTTGGCCGAACAGCCGATGTTCGATGGCCCGCTTGGCACGACGTTCAGCTTCATCATGCTGGACTTCACGCAGCGCCTGCAGGATGGCGACCGGTTCTATTACCTCTACCGGATGCCGGTTGGTCACCATCTGGGCGACCAGATCATAGGCGAGCAATTCGCCCACCTGATCATGCGCACCACCGGGCTGGAGCATATCCCGGATGCCTTCGCGACGCCCTCGGCCACCTATGTGCTCGACGGCGAGACCTCGGCGGGCACCATTAACGACAATGCGCGCGACGGTCTGATGGGTGTCGATGACGCCTATGACGACAACGACTACTTCAACGCGACGCTGGAGCGACTGCCCGACGAGGTGCGCGATGTTGCGCTCGCGAATGGTGGCTTCGAGGCGCAGGATCTGGTCGCGGCGGGAGCCCCGACCAATGCGCGCGGCACCTATCTCAACGGGGCGATCGAGGGTTGGACCCTCAACGGCACCGGCGGCACCTGGGCTCCCACCGAAGCTGCGGTGCCCTTCCTGCCCGAAGGCACGCAGGTCGCCCAGCTTGGCCGCAATGCGTCGATGACGGCCGACACCGGCACGGAGCTCGTCGAGGGAAATGTCTACACCCTGACGCTCAAAGTGGGCGACAAGATCGGCTATGTCGCGACCGGCGGCACGGTCAAACTGGTGGCCTCGGATGGCACCGTGTTGGCCAGCGCCGTTTTCGCGCCGCCGCTCGATGACGACGACGTCACAACGGACGACGCCTGGGACATGGTGACCCTGAGCACCGATGCCGTGCCCGCGGATCTCGCAGGCCTGGGCCTGAGCATCGTGGTCGAGACCGACGGCACCGGCCAATACACGCTCTTCGACAATGTCCAGCTGACAGAGAGCATCCCCGGCGGTCCGGCCAATGACGGCCATATCACGGTGATCGGCCTCTCCGGCGACGACTTCATCGTCGGCGCTCTGGGCGATGACGTGCTCTACGGCGACGAAGGCAATGACCGCATCGAAGGCGCGCAGGGTAACGATCATATCTATGGCGGCGACGGCGACGATTACATCACCGATTACGAGAACGACGACTTCATTCTTGGCGGACTCGGCAACGACACGATCTTCGCCGGTCCCGGCGTGCTCGATACGGCGCATGGCAACGAGGGCGATGACGAGGTCCATGGCGGCGACGGCATCGACGAGGTCTTCGGCGACGACGGCGATGACCGGCTCTATGGCGAGGGCGACACCGACCTGATGATGGGCGGTGACGGCAACGACTACATGGATGGCGGCGACAGCGTCGACGAGATGTTCGGCGGCAACGGCGCGGACTGGATGGTCGGCGGCGTCGGCGACGACAACATCAACGGCGGCTCGGGCAACGACCTGCTAGAAGGCGGCCTCGGCCCGACCGCGAACGATGGCGACCGCCTCAACGGCGACAGCCCCGCGCAGCTCAACCCGGTGATCGAGTTCAACGGCGACGGCACAGAGGGCGACATGGATATCGGCTCCTACGAGGACGCCTATATCAACGTGATCGCGAACCTGCAGACCTCGAACAACGCAGGGACCGGGTCGGTCCTGATGGACCAGTATGCCTTCCTCGAAGGGCTCGTGGGCTCGCAATACAATGACGAGTTGACCGGCGCGGACGAGAACGGCATCGGCTCCAACGGGATGAACAACTATCTCGTGGGCGGCGGCGGCGATGACAAGCTGACCGGTCTGGGCGATGGGGGCGACGAGACCACGGGTCAGGCCGATTTCATCTTCGGCGACAGCGTGGTCGTGGACTCGAACCTCTACTGGATCGGCGACAACCGTCACGACCAGTCGGTGTTCGAGGTCAACCGGATCGAGAACTGGTACGGCACCGGCGACACCCGTGTGGTGTTCTCGGACGGCTCGCTGGGCCACATCCTCGGCGACACCGGGGCGGAGGGCACCGACACCGCGCTCTATACCGGCAACCGCGACGACTACCGCATCGAGCTGATCGCGATGAACGGCCAGCAGGCGGTTCGGATCACCGATCTTCGCAGCGGCACCGACAACCAGGGGAACCCGGTCGCGACCGATGGCGTGGATATCCTCGTCGGCGTCGAATTCGCCAAGTTCGCGAATGGCGAGATGCTCTCGCTCGCGGCGGACCCGATGTCCGACATCATGATGAACGCCACCGGGAACCGTGGCGGCGGAACTATCGCGACGCTAAGCGCGGATGTACCTTTCGACGGGCAGGCGACCTACGAACTGGTCGGAGGCTCGCCGGAGATGCGACTTCGCGGCGCCAATAACGATGAGCTTCGCGTCGCGGGCGGGCTTGGCGACAACGAGACGCTGAGCGCGACGATCCGTGCCACCGACCTCACCGGGACGCAGGTCACCGAGACCCTCAACATCGTCACCGGCGATGCCGGAGACAATACGATCGATCTGAGCGGCTCGACCAACGACACCTTGGTCTACGGTCGCGAGGGTAATGACACGATCACCGGCGGGGCGGGCGACGACTCCTTCGTCTGGACGGTAACGAACCAGCGTCCCAATCGGCCAGAGCGCCCGGACGGTCGCGATTTCGTGGATGGAGGCGCCAATGGGGCGGCGGGAGATCGCTTCGTCGTGTCGGGCAACAACACCCGCGAGACCTTCGCGATCTACACGCTCGCTGCTGCGATTGACGCGGGGATAGCGGTTCAGAATCTCGCGAACGCCGAGATTATCATCACACGCGACGGTGTCGTGATCGCGGAACTTGCCAATATCGAGGAAATCACGATCAACACTCTCGACGTGACAGCGGACAACGGCAATGGCGTGCCCGACGGCGCGAATCCGCGGCGCGGCGACACGGTCCAGATCGTGGGCGATTTCTCGGGCACGAGCCTCGCCTATTCGACGATCACCATCAATGGCGACGCGGGCGACGACACGGTCGACATCTCGGGGCTCACCTCGGATCACCGCATCGTCTTTAACGGCGGCGGCGGAGATGACATGGTGGTCGGCGGCGAACGTCCGCAGGACGAAGTTCACGGTGCCCGCTATGGCACGCGCTCGGAGAGTTCCGATCAGGACGGCTCAAACAGCGGCAGCGACGGCGACGCCGACGACAGTTCCGACGACGCGATGTCCGACGGGGTGGTGCTGGTCGGCGACGACACCGCCGAGACTTTCATCGGAATGGAGGGCAATGACGTCATCTTCGCAGGCGGCGGCGCGGACAATGCGCTTGGCAACGGCGGCGACGACATGATCTTCGGCGATGGCGGGGCGGATCGCCTCTTCGGCGGCGACGGTGACGACGTGATCGAAGCCGGCAAGGGGCATGACATGGTCTTCGCCGATGATGGCGACGACACGGTCATCGCGACCGAGGACGACGGGGCCGACAGCTACTGGGGCGGAGAGGGCTCGGATACGCTCGACTACGCCGCGATCCAGGCCTCGGTCGAGGTCGATCTGGGCCACGGCACCAACGGCCACGGCCAGGTGATGATCGGCGAGACCGCCGACCAGATCTACAGCTTCGAGAACGTCATCACCGGCAGCGGCGACGACACGATCATCGCCAACGGCGCGGTCAACGTGATGGATGGCGGCGGCGGCCACGACACCTTCGTGTTCAACTCCGCGGCAGATGCCGACGGCGACCGGATCAACGGCTTCGCACCGGGCGACAAGATCGACCTGAGCGGGATCGACGCAGATCAGGGCGCGGCCGGTTCGCAATCCTTCGTCTTGTTCGCGGCGGGCGATTTCAGCGCCGCGGGCGAACTGCGGGTCTCCTTCGAGATGCGCGACGATGGCGAGCACACCATCATCGCCGGCAATGTCGACGACGATCTGGATGCCGATTTCGAGATCGACCTCACGGGTCATCACATGCTCGACGCCTCTGATTTCAACGGAGTGAACTAA
- a CDS encoding type I secretion system permease/ATPase: MSNARRRFQASEELVSERLGRYRGLIVFLLGLSFVISLLALTGSFYMLQIYDRALTSGSVPTLLALSVLAIALYLFQGLFDVLRNQILVRVGARIDNRLAPLAHRVAIEMPRFGYSTSEALERGRDVDTIRSFVSGAGAIALLDLPWMPLFLGFVYMLHPLLGLLTIGGACVLITLTVITEMLSRRSGRELQKASIARAMIADTNTRNADVLHAMGFGRRAVERFGTANAEHLRLHARTSDITGTLSGLSKVTRMMLQSALLGLGAYLTIVGELSPGAIIACSVAASRALAPVEMAIGNWKGFTAARRSHARLRDTLATLEDDDSLIALPAPTESFTVEGMTVVAPGSGAVLLGDVSFDLKAGDALGLIGPSGSGKTTLAKGIVGIWPLLRGHVRFDGAALDQWRVDLLGDHIGYLPQEVSLMEGTVAENIARFAPDATDADVVAAAKAAGAHQTIIHLPDGYQTQLGPFGTSLSAGQRQRVGLARALYGAPFLVVLDEPNSNLDADGEAALSAAIASVRARGGIVVVIAHRPKALESVNLVGFVQGGKLVAFGPKDEIVNRSVGLKPLPKGKPAAPAAELGDSIEQAVG, encoded by the coding sequence ATGAGCAACGCACGTCGTCGTTTTCAAGCCAGCGAAGAACTCGTTTCCGAGCGTCTGGGCCGTTATCGCGGTCTGATCGTCTTTCTCCTCGGACTGTCCTTCGTGATCAGCCTGCTCGCGCTGACGGGCTCGTTCTACATGCTGCAGATCTATGACCGGGCGCTGACCAGCGGCTCGGTTCCGACGCTGCTTGCACTCTCTGTTCTGGCCATCGCGCTCTATCTGTTTCAGGGGCTGTTCGATGTGCTGCGCAACCAGATCCTCGTGCGGGTCGGTGCGCGGATCGACAACCGCCTCGCGCCGCTCGCGCATCGGGTGGCAATCGAAATGCCCCGCTTCGGCTATTCCACGTCCGAGGCGCTGGAGCGCGGCCGCGACGTCGACACGATCCGCAGCTTCGTCTCGGGGGCAGGGGCCATCGCGCTTCTCGACCTGCCGTGGATGCCGCTGTTTCTGGGCTTCGTCTACATGCTGCATCCGCTATTGGGTCTGCTGACAATCGGCGGTGCCTGCGTGCTGATCACGCTGACCGTCATCACCGAGATGCTGTCGCGCCGTTCGGGCCGGGAGCTGCAGAAGGCCTCCATCGCCCGCGCGATGATCGCCGATACCAACACGCGCAATGCCGACGTGCTGCACGCGATGGGCTTCGGCCGCCGCGCGGTGGAGCGGTTCGGCACCGCCAATGCGGAGCACCTGCGCCTGCATGCGCGCACCAGCGACATCACCGGCACACTGAGCGGGCTGTCGAAGGTCACGCGGATGATGCTGCAATCGGCGCTGCTGGGCCTCGGCGCGTATCTGACCATCGTGGGCGAGCTGTCGCCCGGTGCGATCATCGCCTGTTCGGTCGCAGCCTCGCGCGCACTCGCGCCGGTGGAAATGGCGATCGGCAACTGGAAGGGCTTCACTGCCGCCCGCCGCAGCCATGCGCGTCTGCGCGACACGCTGGCGACGCTCGAGGATGACGACAGCCTGATCGCTCTGCCCGCGCCGACCGAGAGCTTCACGGTCGAGGGGATGACGGTCGTCGCGCCGGGCTCCGGCGCGGTGCTGCTGGGCGATGTCAGTTTCGATCTCAAAGCCGGCGATGCGCTCGGCCTGATCGGGCCGTCTGGCTCGGGCAAGACAACGCTCGCCAAGGGCATCGTCGGGATCTGGCCGCTGCTGCGCGGGCATGTCCGTTTCGACGGGGCCGCGCTCGACCAGTGGCGCGTGGATCTGCTGGGCGATCATATCGGCTACCTGCCGCAGGAGGTTTCGCTGATGGAAGGCACGGTCGCCGAGAATATCGCGCGCTTTGCGCCGGACGCGACGGATGCCGATGTGGTGGCCGCGGCGAAGGCCGCGGGTGCGCATCAGACGATCATCCATCTGCCCGATGGCTACCAGACGCAGCTGGGCCCCTTCGGCACCTCGCTCTCGGCGGGGCAGCGTCAGCGGGTCGGTCTGGCGCGTGCGCTCTACGGCGCGCCGTTCCTTGTGGTACTGGACGAGCCGAACTCGAACCTCGACGCCGATGGCGAAGCGGCACTCAGCGCGGCCATCGCCTCGGTCCGCGCGCGTGGCGGCATCGTGGTGGTGATCGCGCATCGCCCGAAGGCGCTCGAATCCGTGAATCTCGTGGGCTTCGTCCAGGGCGGCAAGCTGGTGGCCTTCGGCCCCAAAGACGAGATCGTGAACCGCTCCGTCGGGCTCAAACCGCTGCCCAAGGGAAAACCCGCGGCACCGGCGGCGGAGCTGGGAGACAGTATCGAACAGGCGGTGGGCTGA
- a CDS encoding cadherin-like domain-containing protein — MEQDKLKLGIPDDEAAIAPMQKYRAPERRSVWPGRAAVGLVAIAWAALARKLFGTDAAQAEGVQDGPAHPPADPDAPAGPQTPNAHHIPEMGPSEVLTEENTPPDPLPDNVILFPGANPAPFTLSPQRWHAKHKATVEAQGDTLFFPDAIEVKELDLPKVPVFTSTRAAARKARESRGAPDEARPPDAATEAPRNRAPETKGPVRLSPGRRDESFFIVAAVLLTGASDPDGDPLSILSMQAQGGEVIAHGAGEWLIKPDQGFEGELVITYDLSDGELSIRQTATALILPPEYHDVIGTAEDDLLLGTPDRDAMRGEGGDDILYGREGDDMLDGGEGCDVLIGGAGADVIYGGAGNDTVFAGAGDDIVFGEAGADLLHGEDGNDYLDGGSGADSLDGGAGNDTLVGGEGSDLLDGGAGEDRIVVSQIAEATGDSYDGGAGSDTLDLHRIAESVTVDLSSGTMTSETGEATLVSIENVASGAGDDQLIASDACNLFSGGEGEDVFVFTSVSAIRNAGAGHDRITDFEPGDRIDFSHIDPMGEGYGEMRLFYAGANGEVAEARGGVFVAYEIEDGDEGHEFTIVKAKLSAQHEDGSVEDYDFEIELDGHHTLEETNFLFDCDATV, encoded by the coding sequence ATGGAACAGGACAAGCTCAAGCTCGGTATCCCGGACGACGAAGCGGCCATCGCGCCGATGCAGAAATACCGTGCGCCGGAACGGCGCTCGGTCTGGCCCGGCCGCGCAGCGGTGGGGCTGGTCGCCATTGCCTGGGCTGCGCTCGCGCGCAAGCTCTTCGGCACGGATGCGGCGCAGGCGGAAGGCGTTCAGGATGGACCGGCCCACCCCCCGGCAGATCCCGACGCCCCCGCCGGCCCGCAGACGCCGAACGCGCATCACATCCCCGAAATGGGGCCGAGTGAGGTGCTTACGGAGGAAAACACGCCGCCCGATCCGTTGCCCGACAACGTGATCCTGTTCCCGGGCGCCAATCCCGCGCCGTTCACGCTCTCGCCGCAGCGATGGCACGCTAAGCACAAGGCGACGGTGGAGGCGCAGGGCGATACGCTGTTCTTCCCGGACGCGATCGAGGTCAAGGAACTCGATCTTCCGAAAGTGCCGGTCTTCACCTCGACCCGTGCCGCTGCACGCAAGGCGCGTGAAAGCCGTGGCGCTCCCGATGAAGCCCGTCCTCCGGACGCGGCGACCGAAGCCCCCCGCAACCGTGCGCCGGAGACGAAGGGCCCGGTTCGGCTGTCGCCCGGACGGCGGGATGAGAGCTTCTTCATCGTGGCGGCGGTCCTGCTGACCGGGGCGAGCGATCCCGATGGCGACCCGCTCTCGATCCTGTCGATGCAAGCGCAAGGCGGCGAAGTGATCGCCCATGGCGCGGGCGAATGGCTGATCAAGCCCGATCAGGGCTTCGAGGGCGAGCTGGTGATCACCTACGATCTCAGCGACGGCGAGTTGTCGATCAGACAGACCGCGACCGCGCTGATCCTGCCACCCGAGTATCACGACGTGATCGGCACCGCCGAAGACGATCTGCTGCTCGGTACGCCCGACCGCGACGCGATGCGGGGCGAGGGGGGCGACGACATCCTCTATGGCCGCGAGGGCGACGACATGCTCGACGGCGGAGAGGGCTGCGACGTGCTGATCGGCGGCGCGGGCGCGGACGTGATCTATGGCGGCGCCGGCAACGACACGGTCTTCGCGGGCGCGGGTGACGACATTGTCTTCGGCGAGGCCGGGGCGGACCTGCTGCATGGCGAGGACGGCAATGACTATCTCGACGGTGGCTCCGGCGCGGACAGCCTAGATGGCGGGGCCGGCAACGACACGTTGGTCGGCGGCGAGGGCTCCGATCTGCTCGACGGTGGCGCGGGCGAGGACCGCATCGTGGTTTCGCAAATCGCGGAGGCTACGGGCGACAGCTACGATGGCGGCGCGGGCTCGGACACGCTCGATCTGCACCGCATCGCGGAGTCGGTCACCGTCGATCTGTCTTCAGGGACAATGACGAGCGAGACCGGCGAAGCGACGCTCGTCAGTATCGAGAACGTCGCTTCCGGCGCCGGAGATGACCAGCTGATCGCAAGTGATGCCTGCAACCTGTTCAGCGGCGGCGAAGGCGAGGACGTGTTCGTCTTCACCTCGGTCTCTGCGATCCGCAACGCGGGCGCGGGCCATGACCGCATCACCGATTTCGAGCCCGGCGACCGGATAGACTTCTCGCATATCGACCCGATGGGCGAAGGCTATGGTGAAATGCGGCTGTTCTACGCCGGTGCCAATGGCGAGGTCGCCGAGGCGCGTGGAGGCGTTTTCGTGGCTTACGAGATCGAAGACGGCGACGAGGGGCACGAATTCACCATCGTGAAAGCCAAGCTCAGCGCGCAGCACGAGGATGGCAGCGTCGAGGATTACGACTTCGAGATCGAACTCGACGGCCATCACACGCTGGAAGAAACCAATTTTCTGTTTGACTGCGACGCGACCGTCTGA